The following nucleotide sequence is from Aneurinibacillus soli.
ACGTTTGAGCAGACAGTGGAACGCATCGCACGCCTGGATTTCGTCACGCGTGTGGAACGATCTCACCGCCATGAGATCAAGACGGTGTATGACAACGCCAAGCCGGATAAAGCGAAAGAATTCGACTACAAAATGGAAGAGAGCCAGATTTTGTCGATTGCGCGCGGTGAACAGCAGCTTGGCCTTTAAAAAGAAGAGAATGATTTTAAAGAAGCGACCGTGCATGGTTGCTTTTTTTATTCATTGTTTGCTAATAATGCCAATGATATAATTACACAGGTATAAAGAGGGAAGGGAAGAAACGAAAATGTTTGTGCATAACCACATCAAAAGCAAACTTCGCTTCGTCTCGCTGACTGTGATTACGCTATCATATTTTCTTGTGAAGGATTATCCAGGATTTAATGGAATTGTGTTCTGGGGATTTACTCTGATAGGTTGGGTTATTGCAGCGTTTGTGTACAGTTGGAAAGGGAAGAAGACAGGTGTTTTTTTAGAAGAGAATGAGAACAAACTTCGCTTCATGGATTTTGCGTTTGTACTCGGCTATATGACGGTAACGGGGGGGATTGATGAAAGTCCGTATTTATACTTGATTTATCTGGGAATCGCATCGGTAGGACTGTACGGCTCAAGGCGGTTCGGTCTGCTGTACTCACTGCTTGCACTCGTGATTTTGGTTGGGTACGATTTAGTTTATCATCAGATAATGGAAGGTCGCTTCGTTCCGACATGGCACATATGGCCCAAGCTTTGCATGCTGCCGGTATTTGGTCTTTTGGCAGATATGCTACTTGCACACTTCCAATCGATGCAGGAGAATGAAGAAATTGTGCTCGATCAGCTTGTGACAAGTCTTGCCAAAGCGATTGGCAGTAAAGATTCGTACACACTCGGACACTCAACACGTGTGCAAATGTATGCGCTTGCGATTGGTCATGAGCTTGCCCTTAATCAGGAAGATATGTTTACGCTGCGTTATGGAGCGTTGTTACATGATATTGGAAAAATCCACATTCCGTCCAGTTTGCTTAATAAAACAGGGCGTCCTACGCTTGATGAATGGAATGAACTGAAAAGCCATTCCGTGGAAGGTGGGCGTATTATGGCAGGTCTTCAGAAATTGAGTGGTGTGCGGGATATTGTGCTGTATCATCATGAGAAATATGACGGAACGGGTTATCCAAGCGGACTAGCTGGAGAAGATATTCCTTTTCTTGCGGCAATTGTAAATGTTGCGGATTCGTTCGATGCGATGACGTCTACACGATCGTATAACAAGCCTAAGACAGTAGAGGAAGGCATGGCGGAAGTCCGGAATTGTATCGGTACGCAGTTTCATCCGAGGGCTGCTGCTACTGCGCTCGCCTTGTTTGAACGAGGAGAGTGGCCGCGCTTTAAGCAGCTAGAGGAAACAGCAGAAGGTGAACATTTTGCGAAATCTGAAAGGTCATGTGTTGTAAAATAAGTAACATAATTGTTACAAAATTTCCTGTTTGTACATGTTATAATGAACGAGAGAAACAGTACAACGAGGAGGAAAACATAAATGTTTACTAAAATAGTAGTTGCAATTGATGGTTCTGAGATGGGAGCAAAAGCGCTGGAAGCTGCTATTGCACTTAGTGCCGAGCAAAAGGCAGAACTTGCTATTCTACATGTAGCTAGAGAGACGATTGTTTCCCCGTATATTGTGGGTGAAATGGCGTATTTAACGAAAGATTTTGATACAAGTGTAAATGAGGCAATACGCAAAGAAGCCGAAAAACTGCTTGAAGAATCGAAGGAAAAAGCGGTTGCACGTGGTATTACAGCCCAAACCGTATATGTAACAGGAGATCCGGCACGCGAGATCGTACAGTATGCACAGGAAAATCGTGTAGGGCTCGTCGTTCTCGGAAGCCGTGGACTAGGAGCCTTTAAAGAAATGATGCTTGGAAGTGTTAGTCATAAAGTTTCTCAGCTGGTTTCCTGCCCGATTCTTATTGTGAAATAATGAGAGATTTAATCCCTGATTGCATACAAGCGAATCAGGGATTTTTATTGTACGGAAAGTAATCGCTTTCTTTTTTATTTTCTCGACTGTTGACAATCAACTGTAAATAATGTAAGTTTAATCCGTTAGAAAAATTAGATAAATATAAAAAGAGAGAAAAAACAGAAAAAAGGAGAGGATTTTTATGAAGAGTAACCAGGAAGTTGCAGAAACAAAGATCGTAATGTCAGATCCAACCGCACTTGGGGTGTTTGGATTGGCGATGGTAACGTTTGTAGCATCGTCACAAAAACTTGGCTGGACAACCGGCACTACTTATTTATTGCCATGGGCGATTTTCCTTGGCTCACTTGCTCAAATTTGGGCTTCAACTGTAGACTTTAAGAAAAACAATTATTTCGGTTCAATTGTTCTAGGCGCATATGGATTGTTCTGGATCGGGGTTGCATCGCACTGGATGATTGCACTTGGGTGGTTTGGGGATGTTGGAAAATTAGCAGACCCGAAACAGCTGGCTTTCGCATTTTTTGGATACTTGATTTTTTCTTTATTCATTACAGTAGCGGCATTGGAAGTTAATAAAGCGTTTGCAGCGATTCTAATCTTGATTGATGTTCTATTGTTCTCACTTGCATTGGCAACACTTGGTGTGAATAAAGAGATGTTCTCGAAGCTTGCCGCTTATTCTGAACTTATTATTTCTCTTATTGGTTTTTACGCAGCAGGAGCTGCATTCCTGAACGCTTTCTTCGGTAGACAAGTCCTGCCGCTTGGCAAGCCGCTTGGCCTGATCAAGAAAGGCGCACCAGCTAATAGCCAGCCTGCTACTAATCGCAAAATGGCAGCAAACGAGTAATTTTTCTAACGAATTTATTATTTTTCCCGCTGATACGATCAGCGGGCTTTTTTTGTATAACGGCAGAAAATGTCGAAAAGGAGTTGCTCTCTTTTTATTATATGGTATAATTTGGTAGAAAAGGAGGGGTAAGGATGCTAGATGTGTCAGAATATGTAATAGCAGTCATCCGAGACGGAATTGCCAGAGGCGCGAGTGATATTCATATTGAACCGGGGACGAATGAGCTTGTCATCCGGTTCCGTCTGGATGGATATCTGCAGGAGGTGGAACGCAAAGAAGAAGCATGGGGACCGCCTGTGATCTCACGTCTCAAGCTGATGGGAGGAATGGACATCGGAGAGAGAAGGCTGCCACAGGATGGCGGATTCTCACTGGAATCCGGGGAAGAAGAGCACGGGGAAATGATCGATGTACGAGTGGCAACGCTTCCGACCATTCACGGCGAGAAGGCAGTGCTTCGTCTGCTTCCACATGCACCTCGCTATGGCACCCTTACCTCGCTTGGTATGAATGAGGCGGATGCATTCCGTGTTCGATCGATGCTCTCGGGAACACAGGGGATGATTCTTGTGGCGGGAGCGACTGGAAGCGGTAAAACAACGACGATGTATACGATGCTTCAGGAGTTGAGCCGCGAAGGACGTAATATCGTGTCGCTGGAACAGCCAGTGGAATACCGAATTCCAGGAATCAATCAGGTGCAGATTCATCCGCGTTCGGGTTTGTCGTTTCATGAAGGGTTGCGAGCAGTATTGCGGCAGGACCCGGATGTTATTTTGGTAGGCGAGATTCGGGACAAGCTGACGGCGGAGATTGCGGTCCGTGCTGCACTTACGGGCCACCTGCTCATATCGACTATCCATACAAAAGACGCGGTTAGCACGATTGTTCGTCTGCTTGATATGGGAATTGAACCGTACTTGCTTACATCCGCGCTGGTAGGTGTGATTGCCCAGCGGCTCGTACGTCGACCATGTCCGAGTTGCTACGGCCAGATGCCAGCGTGTTCGTCCTGCCATGGAGGCGGCCTGCGTGGTCGCACGGGGATTTATGAAGTGCTGACAGTAGCAGATGACTTCCATCCATATATTCTTCATCGCTGTTCAGCAGATGAGATGAACCGTTATTTACGAGCGAATGGATTTGTTTCGTTGTCGGTATCTCTCGAACAAAAAATAGCCGAAAGAGAAGCGGAGCCAGATGCTCCAATATTGTATACGCCGTATGCGTCTGCGAATCAAGTGGTCTGATGTCCTGCTCTCCCGCCTGTGTGACAGTCTCTCTCATCTGCTAGAAGGTGGAATTCCCCTGCTTGATGCGCTTGATGTAACCACTTCTCATATGCCAGGCTTGTATAGAGCGCAGCTTCAGGCCGTCAGGAAGGAACTCGAAGCCGGTTATCCGCTATCCTGTGCACTTGAACAGATTCGGCCACCTGCATTTTTTCTCTCGTTGCTTGCTGCAGGAGAAGCGCATGGCGATTATGCCCGTTGCTTCCGATTTGCGGCCATGCATTATCAAAAGCGCTTTGAATGGAAGCAGCGTCTCAGACAGCTTCTTAGTTATCCACTGCTGTTGCTTGTTCTTTCCTCTTGTAGTCTACTGTTTTTACTTCATACGATTCTACCTCAGATGCTTTCGATGTATGCCTCCATGAATCTTCAGCTCCCTGTTTTTACTCGCTTATTTCTTCAGGCTGGTGGGACCGCTCTATCTGTTTTACCCGTTGTTATTATAGTTGTATCAGGCATGATAGTTATGTTCCTGTGGGGACGGCATCGTGTACGTCTTGGTTTATTTTTGCTTCGGATTCCTGTTGTGCGGACCTTTTTCCGAATTGCGTATACCCAGTATTTTGCACGTCAGGCAGGGCTCTTGTTTCAGGCAGGTGTATCCATTCTTGACATTTGTACGCTGTTTTGTGAGAAAGCTCCGTGGGCTGTGATGAGGCAGGAGATGCATTTTCTAATAGCTGAATTGCTGAAAGGACAGAGTCTGAGTGATACGATGCGGAACCGTACGTGCTTTACACCGGGTTTGATTCGCTGTCTCGAGCTTGGAGAACAGAGTGGGCGGATTGATGAATGTCTGCTTGTATATAGTGAACAGCTTGAAAGATATACTCGTCAGAAGATTGAGCAGATGTTGCGCTGGATTGAGCCAGGACTTCTGCTTGGGATTGGACTGATTGTATGCGGCGTTGTTTTTTCGTTGTTTTTGCCTGTGCTATATATGATGAGCCATATTTCACAGTAAAGGAAGGAGCCGTATAGATCAGATGAATCGTATAAGGAAAGAGAAGCGTAACGAACATGGATTTACCTTAATTGAAATGCTGATTGTAGTAGCGATTATCGGTGTGTTTTTGTCGCTTGCTCTGCCTGTTTATAAAGATACGGTTGTTAATGCACAAAATCAGAGCTGTGAGTTAAATAAGCGGATGCTGAAGGTAGCGATGGAAACGTATTATTTGAGCAATGGTAACATATATCCGGCAACAGGCAAAGAGATTGATGAATTGCTGGCTAAGCATTATCTGGAAGAACGTCCGAGGTGTTCAGGTAAAGGGGCGTATACGTTTACCGTGTCGACAGACGGCAAGTCGGTAGACGTATCCTGTACGGTACATCATGCACCGTAGCCTGTCTGAACGGGGATTTACCTTGATTGAAATGTTGATTATAGTGGCGATTCTCACCTGCATGCTTGCCATTACTATGCCGGTTGTCCAGTACAGTGTACAGCGGATGCAGGAGCGG
It contains:
- a CDS encoding type II secretion system F family protein → MRLRIKWSDVLLSRLCDSLSHLLEGGIPLLDALDVTTSHMPGLYRAQLQAVRKELEAGYPLSCALEQIRPPAFFLSLLAAGEAHGDYARCFRFAAMHYQKRFEWKQRLRQLLSYPLLLLVLSSCSLLFLLHTILPQMLSMYASMNLQLPVFTRLFLQAGGTALSVLPVVIIVVSGMIVMFLWGRHRVRLGLFLLRIPVVRTFFRIAYTQYFARQAGLLFQAGVSILDICTLFCEKAPWAVMRQEMHFLIAELLKGQSLSDTMRNRTCFTPGLIRCLELGEQSGRIDECLLVYSEQLERYTRQKIEQMLRWIEPGLLLGIGLIVCGVVFSLFLPVLYMMSHISQ
- a CDS encoding acetate uptake transporter — translated: MKSNQEVAETKIVMSDPTALGVFGLAMVTFVASSQKLGWTTGTTYLLPWAIFLGSLAQIWASTVDFKKNNYFGSIVLGAYGLFWIGVASHWMIALGWFGDVGKLADPKQLAFAFFGYLIFSLFITVAALEVNKAFAAILILIDVLLFSLALATLGVNKEMFSKLAAYSELIISLIGFYAAGAAFLNAFFGRQVLPLGKPLGLIKKGAPANSQPATNRKMAANE
- a CDS encoding universal stress protein; the encoded protein is MFTKIVVAIDGSEMGAKALEAAIALSAEQKAELAILHVARETIVSPYIVGEMAYLTKDFDTSVNEAIRKEAEKLLEESKEKAVARGITAQTVYVTGDPAREIVQYAQENRVGLVVLGSRGLGAFKEMMLGSVSHKVSQLVSCPILIVK
- a CDS encoding HD-GYP domain-containing protein produces the protein MFVHNHIKSKLRFVSLTVITLSYFLVKDYPGFNGIVFWGFTLIGWVIAAFVYSWKGKKTGVFLEENENKLRFMDFAFVLGYMTVTGGIDESPYLYLIYLGIASVGLYGSRRFGLLYSLLALVILVGYDLVYHQIMEGRFVPTWHIWPKLCMLPVFGLLADMLLAHFQSMQENEEIVLDQLVTSLAKAIGSKDSYTLGHSTRVQMYALAIGHELALNQEDMFTLRYGALLHDIGKIHIPSSLLNKTGRPTLDEWNELKSHSVEGGRIMAGLQKLSGVRDIVLYHHEKYDGTGYPSGLAGEDIPFLAAIVNVADSFDAMTSTRSYNKPKTVEEGMAEVRNCIGTQFHPRAAATALALFERGEWPRFKQLEETAEGEHFAKSERSCVVK
- a CDS encoding YlbG family protein → MRERRVGLAIYVKSLKAARNLRKFGNIHYMSRRLNYVSMYTAADTFEQTVERIARLDFVTRVERSHRHEIKTVYDNAKPDKAKEFDYKMEESQILSIARGEQQLGL
- a CDS encoding GspE/PulE family protein; its protein translation is MLDVSEYVIAVIRDGIARGASDIHIEPGTNELVIRFRLDGYLQEVERKEEAWGPPVISRLKLMGGMDIGERRLPQDGGFSLESGEEEHGEMIDVRVATLPTIHGEKAVLRLLPHAPRYGTLTSLGMNEADAFRVRSMLSGTQGMILVAGATGSGKTTTMYTMLQELSREGRNIVSLEQPVEYRIPGINQVQIHPRSGLSFHEGLRAVLRQDPDVILVGEIRDKLTAEIAVRAALTGHLLISTIHTKDAVSTIVRLLDMGIEPYLLTSALVGVIAQRLVRRPCPSCYGQMPACSSCHGGGLRGRTGIYEVLTVADDFHPYILHRCSADEMNRYLRANGFVSLSVSLEQKIAEREAEPDAPILYTPYASANQVV
- a CDS encoding competence type IV pilus major pilin ComGC, translating into MNRIRKEKRNEHGFTLIEMLIVVAIIGVFLSLALPVYKDTVVNAQNQSCELNKRMLKVAMETYYLSNGNIYPATGKEIDELLAKHYLEERPRCSGKGAYTFTVSTDGKSVDVSCTVHHAP